From the Ignavibacteriales bacterium genome, the window CGTCCGGCAAGATTCTCATAAGGAGCTTTATAATGAACATATTGGATGCCGCCGAAAGGGTCTTTCCGGTACTCATTCCTGAATCCCTTATTGATGAAAAACCGCGGATAAAGAGGATTCAGCGATGATAACACTAAAAGGTCTGTCAAAATCTTTCGGCAAGTTCAAAGTTCTCGATAATATTTCGATTGATTTCAAAGAGGGCAATGTGGTTGCGGTTATGGGTCCCAACGGATCGGGCAAAACTACTTTGCTTAAATGTATTCTAAGTCTTGTAATACCCGATGCGGGTGAGATAATTGTCGATGGGGTGCAGGCTGGTGCTGATTATTCGTATAAAGATAAGATAGGCTATATGCCTCAGTTCGCCAATTACCCCGGAAATCTAAAAGTTCGGGAGATATTCGATATTTTAAAGGAGATCCGCGATGACAAAAAAGTCTATGATGAGGAACTCGTCGAAAGCTTCAAAGTTCGGGATGTTTTTGAAAAGAAATTCAGCCAGCTGTCGGGTGGTATGCGTCAGAGAGTGAGCGGAGCGCTAGCTTTCCTTTTCGATGCTCCTATAATAATCCTGGATGAACCTACTGCCGGTCTCGATCCTTTAGCCGCCGAGATAATAAAGGCAAAGATTTTCAAAGAAAGACAAAAAGGTAAATTGATAATTCTTACCTCTCATCTTCTAACCGAAGTCGATGAGATTGCGGACAGATTGATCTTCTTATTGGAGGGTAAGGTAAAACTGGATACCAGCATTTTAGCGATGAAGAATGGTCATGGTGAATCACTCGGCTCTATCGTTTATAAGTATTTTAACAAAGAGGAAAAGAATGAAGGGGAACAGTAAAATATTTAGATACGTCGTCACTGATCTACTCCGTGGAAAGCTTTTTACGGGATACACACTGCTTCTTTTGATAATTAGCTCCGGTGTAGTTTACATGGGAAAGGATGATGCAAAGGCAGTCGTAAGCCTCTTGAACGTGGTTCTTCTTATCGTCCCGCTCGTGAGCGTCATATTCGGTACTATCTACTTCTATAATTCGATCGAGTTCATGGAGTTGTTGCTCACACAGCCTGTTAAAAGAAGCTCCATCTTCTACGCGGAATACTGGGGGCTGGCATTCGTTCTTTCGCTCAGTTTTTTGATTGGAATAGGTATACCTGTACTGATAACCGGATTTTCCGTAACTTCACTGTACCTCCTTATTGTAGGTGTCATGCTTACTTTTATTTTCGTAGGCATATCTTATTTCATTTCTGTGACCGATAAAGATAAAACAAGGTCGGTTGCCTACGCCATTATCACCTGGCTGTTCCTGAGTGTTATATACGACGGGATTATACTTATCCTGTCATTTGTATTTATTGATTACCCGATAGAAGATTTTGTGCTGGCATTAACCGCTCTCAATCCGATAGACCTCTCACGTATAATGATAATCTTAAATCTTGATATGTCTGCGCTGATGGGTTTCACTGGCGCATCTTTCGATAAGCTTTTTGGTAATGCCACTGGGATTATTGTAGCGTTTGCGCTTCTGCTGATGTGGACTTTTGTGCCCTTCTGTATTTCTTTAAGGAAATACAGGAGACGGGATTTTTAAAATCCCATCTCCTTTTCCCACTCTGAAATCGTCATTTTGGAAATGTCATATGCCAGCTTATCCTTCGGTATCGCGTCCTTCGCGAGGACCACATATGGAGCGCATGTCAGCGCCGATCCCACATAACCTTCCGGTACCCATGCTGTCTTATATCCCAGGTATATGGATTTGTATTTAGCAAGCTGGTCCTGTCCGCACAGCGCCACGCTCTCGGCGATGTTTTCCATCAATTTGTCTAAGTAAGCCACTCTGTCCTCCTCGCTTTCTGCCGGTATATCCTGCCCCGCATCCTCGATGAATAAATTCGAATCCCGTTCCTGGTCTTCCGCTATGGCAATTGCGATTGCGCACCATATAGATGTAGGTCCGGCTATTGTCACATCTTTTACTGCGCATATTGCTTGTGCTCCGGGTAGTAGAGGGAAGCGCCTCTTCTCGTTTCTCCCGAATAACCTTTCTCCGGCATTTAGCAATGGCTCGACCGAATACACCGGTATCTCCACACCGTCGAATCTCTTCTTCATAAATAGCGGTTTCTGCGAACCGTCTGCTATCACTTCTGCTTTTGCCAGGTCATATCCCCATACCGCTCCGTTTAATCCATTGAATGATGATGCCGTTATCATGTTGATCTGTCCGATATACGCGTCTGCTGCCTCAGCCCGGTCGTAACATACTATTCCATCAAGTATATTGTCCATTTCTTTCTTTACTATCCCCGTCGAGAGTGTCATTACCGAAATATATCCGAGCCCGCTTGAACCGGGATTGCCGTATCCGTCGCAGTATTCATCGAATGGTCCTACCGCTCCGTTTATTACTGTTTCAAGATTGAGTTTCATTTGCTTTTTCTTTTCTTTTGTTTAAGCTGTGAAATATAAACGGCGGGATGCTGAGTATCACTACACCGCCAATCATTATAGCTTCGAATTTTGCCACACTCTTAATTGGAACATTGTCCGGTGGAATGAACCCGAGCACCAGCGTGAACACACATCCTATTAACCCTATTCCTGCTACAGTCCAAACCCCGGCTTTTCCTCCCGGTATCTGGAATGGTCGTTTTATATCCGGCTGAGAATAGCGTAGTTTTATTATTGCCGAAAATATTAGCATATACATTATCACTGTCAGCTGTGCTGTCAATGCCGTTAGTATCCAGTATGAACTGCTGACGTCCGGTGCTATCAAAAATATCAATGAGAATAAAGAACCGATAAGTGCCTGTATTATAAGTATTCCTACCGGCATTTCGTCTTTGTTCACTTTTTTAAATACTTTCGGAAGGCTTCCGTCCTGTGCCGTAGCAAGTATACCTTTACTCGGACCAATGAGCCATGTACTGATCTGCGCCAGGGCGCCGATTGCCGTCAGAAAGGCTATCACCTTGACGAACCACTTCATACCGAATTGTGAAAAGAATGACTCGAACGCCTGCATCAGTCCCGCAACAAGACTTATTTCCTTAGCAGGAACTACAATTGCTATCGCAAGTGATCCCAGAATAAACAGCGCAAGGATTATTGACGCCGAAAGAAATATTGCCTTTGGATAATCTTTCTGCGGATCCTTTGCTTCATTTGCGTGGAATGCCGCCATCTCGATACCCGCCAGCCCCACTATCACACCCGCGAAAAATACAAGGTTGTCCAGCTTCATATCCGGGATGAGCGTGTCCACCGAAAATGTGATCTGCGAAGGATTGCCCAGCACAAACCACAATATACCCAGTATGATAATGAGCGCGCCGGGAATAATAGTACCCGTCATTGTTCCCACACTGCTTATAATTCCCGATGCTTTCATACCAAAAAAATTCGCGAACGTCGTGCCCCATAATACAATGAGCATCACTGCTACCATATATACTTTATTCTGCGCAAGCTCCGGCGTGATGATATATGCGATTGTTGCCGCCGTGAATGAAAGCACTGTCGGTAGCCAGACGGCGTTCAATACCCACTCCATCCATACCGTCAAAAAACCGTACTGCTGTCCGAATGCTTCCTTTACCCATAGGTAAATTCCGCCTTCACCCGGGTACGTTGTAGCAAACTCCGCTGCAACGAGCGATATCGGTATAAAAAATATCAAACCCGCAAGCACATAAAAGAATACTGACGCGAAGCCGTAATCCGCCATCAAAGGCAGGTTGCGGAGGCTCACTATAGCTGCTACGTTTATCATAGCCAGCGTGAATACACCCAGCGTTTTTAGTGGGAGCTTACTTCCGTTATTTTGATCACTCATTTGATTTTCCGTTTAGTTCAAAAATGACTAATCGTACTGAGGATATATATATGTTACAAATCCTATGCAGGCAATGGCTGTTGCCCATTTCTTCTGGACGATCTTTGATACT encodes:
- a CDS encoding histidine decarboxylase produces the protein MKLNLETVINGAVGPFDEYCDGYGNPGSSGLGYISVMTLSTGIVKKEMDNILDGIVCYDRAEAADAYIGQINMITASSFNGLNGAVWGYDLAKAEVIADGSQKPLFMKKRFDGVEIPVYSVEPLLNAGERLFGRNEKRRFPLLPGAQAICAVKDVTIAGPTSIWCAIAIAIAEDQERDSNLFIEDAGQDIPAESEEDRVAYLDKLMENIAESVALCGQDQLAKYKSIYLGYKTAWVPEGYVGSALTCAPYVVLAKDAIPKDKLAYDISKMTISEWEKEMGF
- a CDS encoding ABC transporter ATP-binding protein, producing the protein MITLKGLSKSFGKFKVLDNISIDFKEGNVVAVMGPNGSGKTTLLKCILSLVIPDAGEIIVDGVQAGADYSYKDKIGYMPQFANYPGNLKVREIFDILKEIRDDKKVYDEELVESFKVRDVFEKKFSQLSGGMRQRVSGALAFLFDAPIIILDEPTAGLDPLAAEIIKAKIFKERQKGKLIILTSHLLTEVDEIADRLIFLLEGKVKLDTSILAMKNGHGESLGSIVYKYFNKEEKNEGEQ
- a CDS encoding amino acid permease, coding for MSDQNNGSKLPLKTLGVFTLAMINVAAIVSLRNLPLMADYGFASVFFYVLAGLIFFIPISLVAAEFATTYPGEGGIYLWVKEAFGQQYGFLTVWMEWVLNAVWLPTVLSFTAATIAYIITPELAQNKVYMVAVMLIVLWGTTFANFFGMKASGIISSVGTMTGTIIPGALIIILGILWFVLGNPSQITFSVDTLIPDMKLDNLVFFAGVIVGLAGIEMAAFHANEAKDPQKDYPKAIFLSASIILALFILGSLAIAIVVPAKEISLVAGLMQAFESFFSQFGMKWFVKVIAFLTAIGALAQISTWLIGPSKGILATAQDGSLPKVFKKVNKDEMPVGILIIQALIGSLFSLIFLIAPDVSSSYWILTALTAQLTVIMYMLIFSAIIKLRYSQPDIKRPFQIPGGKAGVWTVAGIGLIGCVFTLVLGFIPPDNVPIKSVAKFEAIMIGGVVILSIPPFIFHSLNKRKEKANETQS
- a CDS encoding ABC transporter permease subunit — its product is MKGNSKIFRYVVTDLLRGKLFTGYTLLLLIISSGVVYMGKDDAKAVVSLLNVVLLIVPLVSVIFGTIYFYNSIEFMELLLTQPVKRSSIFYAEYWGLAFVLSLSFLIGIGIPVLITGFSVTSLYLLIVGVMLTFIFVGISYFISVTDKDKTRSVAYAIITWLFLSVIYDGIILILSFVFIDYPIEDFVLALTALNPIDLSRIMIILNLDMSALMGFTGASFDKLFGNATGIIVAFALLLMWTFVPFCISLRKYRRRDF